A section of the Candidatus Atribacteria bacterium genome encodes:
- a CDS encoding TetR/AcrR family transcriptional regulator has product MDSEKMNKKEKILEAARDTFFSKSFYEATMDDIAQLSGIKKSTIYYYFPSKIDLASELLEQHIKNIFEKTSEIIDTTHNIKLRIKMIIDFYLKLLAENSKIFIILERIAYDFMQKDHSKKKINKLFEKLRDKQKKLSDLFGDIILSSGKKVSGDLFLYSLVAALGRVIFENVSQGRTPKKEDLLAIGDIFIASVN; this is encoded by the coding sequence ATGGATAGTGAAAAGATGAACAAAAAAGAAAAAATTTTAGAGGCTGCCCGGGATACGTTTTTTAGCAAGAGCTTCTACGAAGCCACCATGGATGATATCGCTCAGCTTTCCGGAATAAAAAAATCTACTATCTATTACTATTTTCCTTCTAAAATAGATTTGGCTTCAGAGCTTTTGGAGCAACATATAAAAAATATTTTTGAAAAGACCAGCGAAATAATTGATACCACCCATAATATTAAACTACGGATTAAAATGATCATAGACTTTTATCTAAAACTTTTAGCAGAAAATTCCAAAATATTTATTATTCTGGAAAGAATTGCTTATGATTTTATGCAAAAAGACCACAGCAAAAAAAAGATAAATAAGCTCTTCGAAAAGTTAAGAGACAAACAGAAGAAATTGAGTGACCTCTTTGGAGACATCATCTTATCTTCCGGTAAAAAAGTAAGCGGAGATCTATTTTTATATTCCCTGGTTGCTGCCCTGGGAAGAGTTATTTTTGAAAATGTGTCTCAAGGAAGAACTCCCAAGAAAGAGGATCTCCTGGCTATCGGCGATATTTTCATCGCCTCAGTAAATTGA
- a CDS encoding ABC transporter permease, with the protein MIRTLPNSKSYLSGYRLFALFYFIFLFAPLVITMILAFNDSMFPSLPWKGFTFDWFFGKGPEKIGIFYDKMNLRAIATSFKVAISVSIFSTIVGTMAAFLFEQEDFKFKGALYFLMIAPLVIPGVILGISILLFSTTVGLFIENVFGIDIKILRPGFWLIVLGQFSFITTIVTMVISARLRKFDRTLEEAASDLGANRFSVIWFITLQYLKPSVIGGAAIAFLMSFENFNTTTFLISSQPTLPIILYQQVRDGSTPVINAISFILIVTVSIIAVGNFYFKSKEE; encoded by the coding sequence ATGATAAGAACATTACCAAATTCTAAAAGTTATTTATCGGGTTACAGGCTTTTTGCACTTTTCTATTTTATTTTTCTATTTGCTCCGCTGGTTATCACCATGATTCTGGCCTTTAATGATTCTATGTTCCCCTCTTTGCCCTGGAAAGGGTTTACTTTTGATTGGTTTTTTGGGAAAGGGCCTGAAAAAATTGGTATATTTTATGACAAAATGAATTTAAGGGCGATAGCTACTTCCTTTAAAGTAGCAATTTCAGTTTCTATCTTTTCAACTATTGTCGGAACGATGGCTGCTTTTCTCTTTGAACAGGAAGATTTCAAATTTAAGGGTGCTTTATATTTCTTAATGATCGCTCCCTTGGTTATTCCGGGAGTTATTCTCGGTATATCCATACTTTTATTCTCGACTACAGTAGGATTATTTATTGAGAATGTTTTTGGGATTGATATAAAAATACTAAGGCCAGGTTTCTGGCTTATAGTTCTTGGTCAGTTTTCCTTTATTACCACTATCGTAACCATGGTTATTTCAGCAAGGTTAAGAAAATTTGATAGAACGCTTGAAGAAGCCGCGTCCGATCTTGGCGCCAATCGATTTTCGGTTATCTGGTTTATTACCCTTCAGTATCTCAAGCCCTCGGTTATAGGAGGTGCAGCCATAGCCTTCCTGATGTCCTTTGAGAATTTTAATACCACCACATTCCTGATTAGCTCTCAACCCACCCTGCCTATCATTTTATATCAACAGGTAAGAGATGGGTCTACCCCGGTTATCAATGCCATATCTTTTATTTTAATCGTAACTGTTTCCATTATTGCCGTCGGAAATTTTTATTTCAAAAGCAAAGAAGAATAG
- a CDS encoding ABC transporter permease, protein MRSSKISKIRWSFVIFFIPVFLWLFLLIVLPHLELLRMSFLGRSGFTLKNYSAFFTEPIYWLTFVRTAMYSIMVTFIVLIIALPIAFFITKVVNLRIQGVLSVLLLVPFWVSELIRVYGWMILLRESGVLNHFLVGIGLFKQPTEMLYNDITMIMGLVYTSMLFMIIPIIGVMESLDDSLIEAAYDLGAKKIAIWREIIIPYSMPGIMSGSIIVFMLVLGSYLTPKLMGGKNSLWFTEQIYNQIITYFNWNQGAAFGFLLLALSSLIIWIALKVTKQDFRKVVR, encoded by the coding sequence ATGAGGAGCTCTAAAATATCTAAAATAAGATGGAGTTTTGTTATATTCTTTATCCCGGTTTTTTTATGGTTATTTTTATTGATCGTACTTCCGCATCTTGAGTTGCTCAGAATGTCATTCTTGGGAAGGTCAGGATTTACCCTTAAAAATTATAGCGCTTTTTTTACCGAACCGATTTATTGGCTTACCTTCGTACGGACCGCAATGTATTCTATAATGGTAACCTTTATTGTACTGATTATTGCGCTTCCTATCGCCTTTTTTATTACTAAAGTTGTTAATTTAAGAATACAGGGAGTATTATCGGTTTTGCTTTTAGTTCCTTTTTGGGTTAGTGAATTAATCAGAGTTTACGGGTGGATGATACTTTTGCGGGAAAGCGGAGTACTTAACCATTTTTTGGTAGGTATCGGTTTATTCAAACAGCCCACAGAGATGCTCTATAATGATATTACCATGATAATGGGGCTGGTTTATACCTCCATGCTTTTTATGATTATACCAATTATAGGGGTTATGGAAAGTCTTGATGATTCTCTTATCGAAGCAGCCTATGACCTGGGAGCAAAGAAAATAGCCATCTGGCGTGAAATCATTATTCCCTATTCAATGCCTGGCATCATGTCCGGAAGTATCATTGTATTTATGCTGGTTCTTGGCAGCTATTTGACCCCGAAACTCATGGGGGGCAAGAACTCTCTATGGTTTACCGAACAGATATACAATCAGATCATCACTTATTTTAATTGGAATCAGGGAGCTGCCTTTGGGTTTTTATTGTTAGCCTTATCCTCTTTAATAATATGGATTGCCTTGAAAGTAACCAAACAGGATTTCAGGAAGGTAGTTAGATGA
- a CDS encoding ABC transporter ATP-binding protein translates to MQKIALSVKNISKKFGHFTAVDKVSFDVEDGKFFSILGPSGCGKTTLLRMIAGFLQPTSGTVEIGGKNMLGIEANKRPVNLIFQNLALFPMMNVHDNIAFGLRRRGEKGKSVEKKVNSMLGRVGLPDYGLKKITQLSGGQKQRVAIARCLVLEPSALLLDEPLGALDAKLREHMKIELKKLQVEVGTTFVYITHDQSEAMVMSDYVAVMNTGHFEQLDTPQHLYANPSSAFVAQFVGKNNKFIVKQRKDEKGNFFADTVDGKSFKLSKPIDLKKDDDLIELYVRPEAVIINPKMGQSNLNVLNVSVKAILFDGANSKLLVVPENSEQELIVSLPQNKQFDYIKAKDKIKIGWDPEAAVCFNKTDGKIYEEL, encoded by the coding sequence ATGCAGAAGATTGCACTATCTGTAAAAAATATTTCTAAAAAATTTGGTCATTTCACGGCCGTGGATAAGGTTTCCTTCGATGTTGAGGACGGAAAATTTTTCTCAATACTGGGACCTTCTGGTTGCGGAAAAACTACCTTATTAAGAATGATTGCCGGTTTTCTTCAACCAACAAGCGGAACAGTCGAAATTGGCGGAAAGAATATGCTGGGAATTGAAGCCAATAAAAGACCGGTAAACCTTATTTTTCAAAACCTTGCTTTATTTCCCATGATGAATGTTCATGACAATATTGCTTTTGGCCTTCGAAGGAGAGGGGAAAAAGGTAAAAGTGTCGAAAAAAAAGTCAATTCAATGTTGGGAAGGGTAGGGCTTCCGGATTATGGATTAAAAAAAATTACTCAACTTTCCGGCGGACAAAAACAAAGAGTGGCTATAGCGCGATGCTTGGTTCTTGAACCATCGGCTCTTCTTCTGGATGAACCCCTGGGAGCTCTTGATGCCAAATTGAGAGAGCATATGAAAATTGAGCTCAAAAAACTTCAGGTGGAAGTAGGTACCACCTTTGTATATATAACCCATGACCAATCAGAGGCTATGGTGATGAGCGACTATGTAGCGGTCATGAATACCGGACATTTTGAACAACTTGATACCCCTCAACACCTTTATGCCAATCCTTCTTCTGCTTTTGTTGCTCAATTTGTAGGAAAAAATAATAAATTTATTGTAAAACAAAGAAAAGATGAAAAGGGCAACTTTTTCGCTGATACCGTAGACGGTAAAAGCTTTAAATTAAGCAAGCCTATTGATTTGAAAAAGGATGATGATCTTATCGAATTGTACGTCAGGCCGGAGGCGGTAATTATTAATCCAAAGATGGGGCAAAGTAATCTGAACGTCTTGAATGTTAGTGTCAAGGCAATACTCTTTGATGGCGCGAACAGCAAGCTGCTGGTCGTACCTGAAAATTCAGAACAAGAGCTTATTGTCTCTCTGCCGCAGAACAAGCAATTTGATTATATCAAAGCCAAGGACAAGATAAAAATAGGTTGGGATCCTGAAGCTGCGGTATGCTTCAATAAAACGGATGGTAAGATATATGAGGAGCTCTAA
- a CDS encoding extracellular solute-binding protein, whose protein sequence is MTVFLLLVSLVLFGVGSQIIALSAPNVLRLITWAGYAPEELVAKFKEETGIEVQVILSNNEEMISKLRATRGGGFDLAQPSQDRISSVVAEYGIYQPIDYSKVNLDQLDPSLVEAVKKNTLVDGKSYAVPHVYGTSGLVVNFEKAPDVKDYKDLLDPKYTGRVSYRMKRPTLIAMGFSFGYDPFALYNDPVGYQKFLDEIAKKLIAGKAVLRNYWDNGDQLLESMRSGEVWAAMAWEQAGWKLHKENPNIDYLAPTSGALAWVDTFAIPAKSENVEGAYKWINFILRPENAAVFTNVETYGTASKDAGKYLDPEIADNFARGLPPEVLANINWYPTVPPGLEEMEGKVMDRIQAAK, encoded by the coding sequence TTGACAGTGTTTTTGTTACTGGTATCTTTAGTGCTTTTCGGTGTCGGTAGTCAGATCATAGCGCTATCGGCTCCCAATGTATTACGTCTTATTACCTGGGCAGGTTATGCACCGGAAGAGCTTGTAGCAAAGTTTAAAGAAGAGACAGGGATAGAAGTTCAGGTTATTCTGAGTAATAACGAGGAGATGATCTCAAAATTAAGGGCTACCAGAGGCGGCGGCTTTGATCTTGCACAACCTTCACAGGATAGAATTTCTTCTGTAGTGGCTGAGTATGGTATTTATCAACCGATCGATTATTCCAAAGTGAATCTTGACCAGCTTGATCCTTCTTTGGTTGAAGCCGTTAAAAAGAATACCCTTGTTGATGGTAAATCTTATGCAGTGCCCCATGTTTATGGCACCTCAGGTCTGGTGGTTAACTTTGAAAAAGCACCGGATGTAAAAGATTACAAAGATTTACTTGACCCGAAATATACCGGAAGAGTTTCCTACAGGATGAAAAGACCTACACTTATTGCCATGGGATTTTCATTCGGATACGATCCCTTTGCTCTATACAATGACCCGGTAGGTTATCAAAAATTTCTTGATGAAATTGCCAAAAAGCTTATTGCCGGGAAGGCTGTTCTAAGAAATTATTGGGACAACGGTGATCAATTGCTTGAATCAATGAGATCAGGTGAAGTTTGGGCAGCCATGGCATGGGAGCAAGCAGGATGGAAGCTTCATAAGGAAAATCCAAATATCGATTATCTTGCTCCGACCAGTGGTGCATTGGCATGGGTTGATACCTTTGCCATTCCGGCAAAATCTGAAAATGTTGAAGGCGCTTATAAATGGATAAACTTTATACTTAGACCGGAAAATGCAGCAGTGTTTACCAATGTAGAAACCTATGGCACAGCCTCAAAAGATGCCGGAAAATATCTTGATCCGGAAATTGCCGACAACTTTGCCCGAGGATTACCTCCCGAAGTTCTTGCGAATATAAACTGGTATCCCACCGTACCTCCAGGACTTGAAGAAATGGAAGGTAAAGTAATGGATAGAATTCAAGCTGCAAAATAA
- a CDS encoding ABC transporter permease subunit, with translation MPNTKVEKLELSQRKILDDRLVIYIAGGLIGLFLILFMLVPVSNILRLSITPYNPETHFFGKGLTLNNFIHYFSTPTIVQSLYNSLNVSLWVTLITTILAFFFAYGLTRTTIPGKKILYFLAMAPLVAPSLLQAMALVSLFGRNGLITGLLHTEWNIYGATGIIISEVLYSFPHAMIILYTTLSAVDSRLDEAASSLGASDVKIFYKITVPTARYGIISAAALVFNLAITDFGNPIIIGQNYKVLATEIYLQVIGMQRFDMGATIAVVLLVPSVIAFLLNYYFTKRNTALISGHAKPTLTPSGAFKKRIFTSYCWVITLILLSVILVIICKSFISLWMYNWTPTLKHFNFRIPGGMGVLWTSLWISIIVAITASFLTMVNGYIIEKKNPFFAQPLYLLSVIPAAIPGLVMGLSYILIFNTRFLHIGDLLYGKAALVIISVVICNFTLGTLSSITNMKNIDKEMDESATSLGATVLTSFSKVVFPLNKVSFFGNLNYYFMRSMVTISAVIFLVSPDVHLAAISVVNLEKDGKDGASSAMSFLIILVVMVSIFVLNLFSKKNREQTNQPGGELS, from the coding sequence ATGCCCAATACAAAAGTGGAAAAACTTGAATTAAGCCAACGGAAGATACTTGATGACAGATTAGTAATATATATTGCGGGAGGACTAATAGGTCTCTTCCTTATTCTCTTTATGTTGGTTCCGGTAAGTAATATTCTACGCCTGAGCATTACCCCCTACAATCCGGAAACTCATTTTTTTGGCAAAGGATTAACCCTTAATAATTTTATTCATTACTTCTCTACTCCTACTATAGTGCAGTCTCTGTATAACAGCTTAAATGTCTCCTTGTGGGTCACCTTGATCACCACCATTCTGGCTTTCTTCTTTGCTTATGGACTGACCAGGACCACCATACCGGGGAAAAAGATACTTTATTTTCTGGCTATGGCGCCTCTTGTTGCCCCATCCCTTCTCCAGGCAATGGCCTTGGTATCCCTATTTGGCAGAAATGGTCTGATTACCGGACTACTTCATACAGAATGGAATATTTACGGAGCAACGGGCATCATTATTTCAGAGGTTTTATATTCATTCCCTCATGCTATGATCATCCTTTATACTACTCTTTCGGCGGTTGATTCCCGGCTTGATGAAGCCGCATCCAGCCTCGGTGCTTCCGATGTAAAAATTTTCTACAAAATAACTGTTCCCACAGCTCGCTATGGTATCATTTCCGCAGCAGCTTTAGTTTTTAATTTAGCTATTACAGATTTCGGTAACCCCATTATTATTGGACAGAACTACAAAGTACTGGCTACCGAGATATACCTTCAGGTCATAGGCATGCAGCGCTTTGATATGGGTGCCACCATTGCGGTAGTCTTGCTGGTTCCTTCGGTCATTGCTTTTCTCTTAAATTACTATTTTACAAAAAGGAATACTGCTTTGATCAGTGGTCATGCCAAACCCACCCTGACCCCCTCCGGTGCTTTTAAAAAAAGGATTTTTACAAGCTACTGCTGGGTTATCACCCTCATACTGCTTTCCGTAATTTTGGTGATAATCTGCAAATCGTTTATAAGTCTCTGGATGTACAATTGGACTCCCACTCTCAAGCATTTTAATTTCAGGATACCGGGCGGTATGGGGGTATTATGGACCAGTTTATGGATATCCATTATCGTTGCCATTACAGCTTCTTTTTTGACTATGGTAAATGGTTATATTATTGAAAAGAAGAATCCATTTTTTGCCCAGCCTCTCTATTTGCTGTCAGTTATTCCGGCTGCTATACCCGGACTGGTGATGGGATTAAGTTATATCTTAATATTTAATACTCGTTTTCTCCATATTGGCGACCTTCTCTACGGTAAAGCCGCTTTGGTAATTATCAGTGTAGTGATCTGTAATTTTACTCTGGGCACCTTGTCAAGTATTACCAATATGAAAAATATCGATAAAGAAATGGATGAATCAGCTACCAGTCTGGGAGCTACTGTACTCACCAGCTTTTCCAAAGTAGTTTTTCCTCTAAACAAGGTTTCGTTTTTTGGTAATCTTAACTACTATTTTATGCGTAGCATGGTCACCATCAGTGCTGTTATTTTTTTAGTTTCCCCGGATGTTCATCTGGCTGCTATATCGGTTGTGAACCTGGAAAAGGATGGCAAAGATGGGGCATCATCAGCTATGTCTTTCTTGATCATTTTAGTCGTGATGGTCAGTATATTTGTATTAAACCTTTTCAGTAAGAAAAATAGAGAACAAACTAACCAGCCGGGAGGTGAATTATCCTAA
- a CDS encoding ABC transporter ATP-binding protein encodes MTKNLVLEGIAKKYGDKYAVKDMDLEIKEGELLTLLGPSGCGKTTTLRMIAGFEKPDAGKLIYNNKIINDLIPQRRNFGIVFQSYALFPHMKVKENVAFGLEMHKRPKNIIKDRVDSLLNMVGLLEHKEKYPPQLSGGMQQRVALVRALAPNPEVILLDEPLSALDAKIRLKLRGEIKQLQADLGITTIYVTHDQEEALAISDRIVIMKQGSIEQIGDPISIYKRPLSQYVANFVGTSNFFKGKLKDGYIVGDNFKIKTTKTKESNFDSVYGAIRPEKVEIMVGSPDKERPKENLLEGKLIVVNYLGLMVRLLFRVGEMEIVIDCLERGFEEMKIKRGETLTLYFPPEEFMVFKDE; translated from the coding sequence ATGACAAAAAATCTTGTTCTTGAAGGTATCGCAAAAAAGTATGGCGATAAATATGCAGTAAAAGATATGGATTTAGAAATTAAAGAAGGGGAGCTTTTGACCCTTCTCGGTCCTTCTGGCTGCGGTAAAACTACTACTTTAAGAATGATTGCAGGATTCGAAAAACCTGATGCAGGCAAATTAATCTATAATAACAAAATCATTAATGACCTCATTCCCCAGAGAAGGAACTTTGGGATAGTTTTTCAGTCTTATGCGCTTTTTCCCCATATGAAAGTAAAGGAAAATGTGGCTTTCGGTCTGGAAATGCATAAACGTCCTAAAAATATTATTAAAGACCGGGTTGATTCACTTTTAAATATGGTCGGGCTGCTGGAGCACAAAGAAAAATATCCTCCTCAGCTTTCCGGCGGCATGCAGCAGCGGGTAGCCCTGGTCAGAGCCCTGGCTCCTAATCCTGAGGTAATTCTTCTTGATGAGCCTTTAAGCGCTCTGGATGCCAAGATCAGGCTAAAACTAAGAGGCGAAATTAAACAGCTTCAAGCAGATTTAGGCATTACCACCATTTATGTTACCCATGATCAGGAAGAAGCTTTAGCTATATCTGACAGGATAGTTATTATGAAGCAGGGAAGTATAGAGCAGATTGGCGATCCCATTTCTATCTATAAAAGACCTTTATCCCAGTATGTAGCTAATTTTGTAGGAACCAGTAACTTTTTTAAAGGCAAACTGAAAGACGGCTACATTGTAGGGGACAACTTCAAAATAAAAACAACAAAAACTAAAGAATCAAATTTTGATAGCGTATACGGTGCCATCAGGCCGGAAAAAGTTGAAATAATGGTAGGCAGCCCTGATAAAGAACGGCCTAAAGAGAATCTACTGGAAGGAAAACTTATCGTGGTAAACTATCTGGGACTTATGGTACGACTATTATTCAGAGTCGGAGAGATGGAAATAGTCATTGATTGCCTGGAAAGAGGTTTTGAAGAGATGAAAATTAAACGGGGCGAGACCTTAACCCTTTACTTCCCCCCTGAAGAGTTCATGGTTTTTAAAGATGAATAA
- a CDS encoding ABC transporter substrate-binding protein, with protein sequence MKTKRLTLMLILVVFSILFVFNSGWTAANEVVVYTALEEDESADYFELAAKELPDLNIKWIRYSTGELMAKVLAEKNNPQADVIYGTAVTELARVKDILEPYKPKDIDKIGKEYKDPDGYWTAIDMYVAAFCVNTKRLSEKNLTMPTSWADLTRPEYKGEIIMPNPASSGTGYLQVTSLLLMGGIKEGKEDGWEYLKKLDNNIVEYTNSGSAPAKLASTGEIAIGISFGYRVARQKSEGYPVEMVFPAEGAGYELEANALLKGTKNPEAAKMFLDWAISENAMKAYSKYKIMVTREGITSQATLPLPKPEEVKLAKMDFDWSAMNKTQLMEKWNALFVAKTEPK encoded by the coding sequence ATGAAAACTAAAAGATTAACCTTAATGTTGATACTCGTTGTATTTAGTATTCTATTTGTCTTTAACAGCGGATGGACTGCCGCAAATGAAGTAGTTGTTTACACAGCGCTGGAGGAAGATGAGAGTGCTGATTATTTTGAACTTGCAGCAAAAGAATTGCCCGACCTAAATATCAAATGGATAAGATATTCCACCGGCGAGCTGATGGCTAAAGTGCTTGCTGAAAAAAATAATCCTCAGGCTGATGTTATATATGGCACTGCAGTTACCGAACTTGCACGGGTTAAGGATATTTTGGAACCCTATAAACCTAAAGATATCGATAAAATCGGTAAGGAATATAAGGATCCTGATGGTTACTGGACAGCAATTGATATGTATGTAGCTGCTTTTTGTGTTAATACTAAACGGTTATCCGAAAAGAATCTAACTATGCCGACAAGCTGGGCTGATCTAACCAGGCCGGAATACAAGGGCGAGATTATTATGCCTAATCCGGCAAGTTCCGGAACCGGGTACTTGCAGGTTACCTCTCTACTCCTAATGGGTGGAATTAAAGAAGGCAAAGAAGACGGCTGGGAATATCTAAAAAAACTGGATAATAACATAGTAGAATATACCAATTCCGGTTCAGCCCCTGCTAAGCTGGCTTCCACAGGAGAAATTGCCATTGGCATATCATTCGGGTATCGCGTAGCCAGACAGAAAAGCGAAGGTTATCCCGTTGAGATGGTTTTCCCGGCAGAGGGAGCCGGTTATGAACTGGAAGCTAATGCTCTGCTCAAAGGGACGAAAAACCCTGAAGCAGCAAAAATGTTCCTTGACTGGGCGATCAGCGAAAACGCTATGAAAGCCTATTCCAAATATAAAATAATGGTTACCAGAGAAGGTATTACTTCTCAAGCTACCTTACCCCTTCCTAAACCTGAAGAGGTAAAGTTGGCTAAAATGGATTTTGACTGGAGTGCAATGAATAAAACACAACTTATGGAAAAATGGAATGCACTCTTTGTGGCCAAAACAGAACCCAAATAA
- a CDS encoding transaldolase: protein MTNRKEKSVLERLIAINPEAEIWWDSSPIIYDDWKQEVLKEIPAEDKEIVQKQLKRFYNPEDPQSMVFRGVTTNPSLSMAVFEIQKAYWEKFVDSLIDKNPHIDQERLFWMTYKEIVKRGAQMYMPLFEKSNYKNGYISAQVDPRYIEDREKMLEQAYDLAKLSPNVMIKVPGTKEGYEVIKILTSKGIATNNTLSFILPQFIVCANAVKEGLEIAKKNKVDLSKWRSVITDMMARYGDLGDLPGKGRESGIELSEADVRWAEVAIIKKAHQILKEQKHPSKMLACSMRVSPPVEDKKVAVWHLEKIAGGNFVYTCPPKFIKALILKCDELEFSHQIEEEPPKEVLDKLLKIPYFEQAYSEDGLSADEFINHPALIATAKEFSNRTFGMLNFVSARLEKKR, encoded by the coding sequence GTGACTAATCGAAAAGAAAAAAGCGTATTAGAAAGATTAATAGCAATAAATCCTGAAGCAGAAATATGGTGGGATTCCTCACCGATCATTTATGATGATTGGAAACAAGAAGTTTTAAAAGAAATACCGGCAGAAGATAAAGAGATTGTTCAGAAACAGCTGAAAAGATTTTATAATCCAGAAGATCCACAAAGTATGGTTTTCAGGGGTGTTACCACCAATCCTTCTTTGTCCATGGCTGTTTTTGAGATACAAAAAGCCTACTGGGAAAAATTCGTAGACAGCCTGATAGATAAAAATCCGCACATAGACCAAGAAAGGCTATTTTGGATGACTTATAAGGAAATAGTGAAACGGGGAGCACAGATGTATATGCCTCTCTTTGAAAAATCCAATTATAAGAATGGATATATATCTGCTCAGGTAGATCCCCGATATATCGAGGATCGAGAAAAAATGTTGGAACAAGCCTATGATCTGGCGAAGCTTTCTCCCAACGTAATGATCAAAGTTCCCGGGACGAAAGAAGGCTATGAGGTAATCAAAATATTAACTTCTAAAGGAATAGCAACCAATAATACTTTATCTTTTATTCTTCCTCAATTCATAGTCTGTGCCAATGCGGTTAAAGAGGGTCTGGAAATTGCCAAGAAAAATAAAGTAGACTTAAGTAAATGGAGATCCGTCATAACCGATATGATGGCCCGATACGGAGATTTAGGAGATCTTCCGGGAAAGGGACGTGAAAGTGGAATCGAACTTTCTGAAGCCGATGTTAGATGGGCAGAAGTGGCTATCATTAAAAAAGCGCATCAAATACTAAAAGAACAAAAGCATCCCAGCAAGATGTTGGCCTGCTCTATGAGAGTTTCTCCCCCAGTTGAGGATAAAAAAGTTGCAGTCTGGCACCTGGAAAAGATAGCCGGTGGAAATTTTGTTTATACCTGTCCACCAAAATTTATCAAAGCCTTAATCCTAAAATGTGATGAATTAGAATTTAGCCATCAAATTGAGGAAGAACCGCCCAAAGAAGTCTTAGATAAATTACTCAAGATCCCTTATTTTGAACAGGCTTACTCGGAAGACGGACTTTCTGCAGATGAATTCATTAATCATCCTGCTCTTATTGCCACAGCGAAAGAATTTTCCAACAGAACTTTTGGCATGCTAAACTTTGTTTCTGCTCGGTTGGAGAAAAAGAGATAG
- the rpiB gene encoding ribose 5-phosphate isomerase B — protein sequence MKIAVGCDFNALDLKNAIIDLLKERKVEYKDFGTFTRDPIDYPDIAKKVAYAIAEGKFERGILICGTGLGMAMAADKVKGIRAATCCNVYQAERAIKSNNAQIITLGALVTGIELAKMLVNAWLNSEFQGGRSERKVQKIMEIEKENFN from the coding sequence ATGAAGATAGCTGTTGGATGTGACTTTAATGCGTTAGATTTAAAGAATGCAATCATTGATTTATTAAAAGAAAGAAAAGTAGAGTATAAAGATTTTGGTACTTTTACCAGAGATCCGATTGATTATCCCGATATAGCAAAAAAAGTAGCTTATGCCATTGCTGAAGGAAAATTCGAAAGAGGTATCCTTATCTGCGGAACGGGTTTGGGGATGGCGATGGCTGCTGATAAAGTAAAAGGGATCAGGGCAGCTACCTGTTGTAATGTTTATCAGGCGGAAAGAGCCATAAAAAGCAACAATGCTCAAATAATAACCCTGGGAGCTCTAGTTACTGGCATAGAATTGGCTAAAATGTTAGTGAATGCCTGGTTGAATTCAGAATTTCAAGGTGGCAGATCAGAAAGAAAAGTACAAAAGATCATGGAGATAGAGAAAGAGAATTTCAATTAA